From Bacteroides uniformis:
TCTGAAAACTTCAAAATCCAATTTTTACCTTTACCTAATTTACCTATTTATTCAAAACATTTAGCTTATGAAAAAAATCTATTTTCAATCCTTTTACCTAATAACTAATATCCTTTATTGAAAACTGTTTTGTTATTTATCAAATCCAAATGCAGTTTCCCAACTGCACTGCAAAGGTAAGTGTTTTATCCGCGCGCGCAAAACGCCGGCACATTTTTCGCGCGTTTTATAACATTGTTTTAGAGTTTAAGGGTACAGTTTACACTTATAAACATTTTATTGTTCATCGGGAGTATACTTTCCAGTAAAAAACAAGCCACCGAAGCGCCGAAACGCTTCGATAGCTGTCCCCTTTAAACACCTTTAAACAAAATGAATTTCTTATTTATTTTCTTGCTTCGGCAATATACCCCAAAGCTTCTTTACATTTTTCTGTAACGTAAGTCCAGTCTTCGGCAGCGACCTTATCCTTCGGGAAGAGTTTGGAACCCATACCTACGCAGAACACACCCGCCTTAATCCAGGAGGTCAGGTTTTCCTGAGTCGGCTCCACCCCACCGGTCACCATCAGCTTGGACCAGGGCATCGGAGCCAGCAGACCTTTCACGAGTTTGGCACCAAGCACGTCGCCCGGGAATATCTTGCAGAGGTCGCACCCTGCTTCTTGCGCGAAACCTACCTCTGAAACGCTTCCGCATCCCGGAGTATAGGCTACCAGGCGACGGTTACAAATCTTGGCAATCTCCGGGTTGAACAACGGGCCTACAACGAAACATGCACCCAACTGCAAATACAGCGCCGCAGTAGCAGGGTCAACGATGGAACCTACACCCATAGCCATCTCCGGGCACTCTTTGGCCGCAAACTTCACAACTTCCGCAAACACCTCGTGGGCAAAGTCACCACGGTTCGTGAATTCGAACGCACGAACACCTCCATCGTAACAAGCCTTTACAACTTTCTTTGCAACTTCTGCATCCTTATGATAAAAGACGGGCACCATGCCGGTAGAACCAATCTTATTCAATACTGAGATTTTATCAAATTTACTCATCTTTTTATTTACTATTTACAATGTACAATGTACAATTTACCATGCGGACTACTTGTACAATGCTTAATTGTCATATTACTTAATATATTATACTTACCTCTATATATTATACTTTACCATTTACTTTATCACGCATAGTGAGTATAGATTTTACTACAATCTTCAAAAGCTCCTTGTTTTCAAGATACAAATCCTGCAACAAATCAGGTTTAACAAGTTCCAATTCCATTATAAGCTCCAACCAATAGGCCGTTTCATCAAGTTCTTCCTCTACCATTTTTAATTTGTTTAAGAAATCCTTGTCTGATTTTCCAACACAAGCTGCCCGATAATTGGCACCGGGAGAAGTACCGGAACGGACAATCTGGTTGCCAATAGCTCTACCTGCTGATGTATTAGGCAACTTGTCTACCAGCCTTATTATTCGTACCGCAAACATCTTCAAGCGGTTTTTCATATCATCTCGATTCATCAGCAGCACAAATTGTACATTGTAAATGATAAATTGTAAATGAACTTATCTCTGCACTCGTCCGCTTGCATCCCCTCCTGCCAGCGCTTCTACCTCTTCTGTGGAAACAAGGTTGAAGTCACCGTTGATAGTGTGCTTCAAGGCGGAAGCGGCTACTGCAAATTCGAGGGCGGCACCCTGGTTGGGTTTTGTCAGCAGGCCGTGGATGATACCACCTGAGAAAGAGTCGCCGCCACCTACGCGGTCGATGATAGGATTGATGTCGTAACGCTTTGACTCGTAGAATTCCTCGCCGTTGTAAATCATTGCTTTCCAGCCGTTGTGGGTAGCGGAGAAAGACTCGCGCAACGTAGAGATTACGTATTTGAAGCCGAATTCCTTCGCCATCGCCTTGAAGATTCCCTTGTAGCCTTCAGCGTCCGTCTTGCCGCCTTCCACGTCTGCATCGGGCTTGAAGCCCAGACAGAGTTCAGCATCCTCTTCATTGCCGATGCAGACATCCACATACTGCATCAAAGGCTTCATGATGGACTGGGCTTTTTCTTTGGTCCAGAGTTTTTTACGGAAATTGAGGTCTACCGACACCGTAACGCCGTGACGTTTGGCAGCCTCGCAAGCCAGGCGGGTCAACTCGGCGGCCTTGTCGGAGATGGCGGGAGTGATACCTGACCAGTGAAACCAGTCTGCACCTTCCATGATGGCATCGAAATCAAAGTCTGCCGCATCTGCCTCGGCAATGGCAGAGTGTGCACGGTCATAGATTACCTTACTGGGACGCATGGAAGCACCGGTCTCAAGATAGTAGATACCTACACGGTCACCACCACGCGCAATGAAATCTGTCTTTACACCATACTTGCGCAATGCGTTGACAGCCGACTGGCCTATTTCATGTTTCGGCAACTTGGTTACAAAATAAGCATCATGTCCGTAGTTGGCACAGCTGACAGCCACGTTGGCCTCGCCGCCGCCATATACCACATCAAAAGAGTCGGACTGCACAAAACGGGTGTTTCCCGGAGTAGACAGCCTCAGCATGATTTCACCTAATGTAACTACTTTCTTTCCCATAATCTTTCTATGTTTTATTTTAATATGAAATTAATTTGTTTCCTTTCAATTTATCATTTCGAGGTATAAACAGAACCTAAACATCTGAAACTATGGAGAGTAAATCAAAATAATATTCGTTCTTCATAGTCTTCGTGTA
This genomic window contains:
- a CDS encoding bifunctional 4-hydroxy-2-oxoglutarate aldolase/2-dehydro-3-deoxy-phosphogluconate aldolase, translating into MSKFDKISVLNKIGSTGMVPVFYHKDAEVAKKVVKACYDGGVRAFEFTNRGDFAHEVFAEVVKFAAKECPEMAMGVGSIVDPATAALYLQLGACFVVGPLFNPEIAKICNRRLVAYTPGCGSVSEVGFAQEAGCDLCKIFPGDVLGAKLVKGLLAPMPWSKLMVTGGVEPTQENLTSWIKAGVFCVGMGSKLFPKDKVAAEDWTYVTEKCKEALGYIAEARK
- a CDS encoding sugar kinase, translating into MGKKVVTLGEIMLRLSTPGNTRFVQSDSFDVVYGGGEANVAVSCANYGHDAYFVTKLPKHEIGQSAVNALRKYGVKTDFIARGGDRVGIYYLETGASMRPSKVIYDRAHSAIAEADAADFDFDAIMEGADWFHWSGITPAISDKAAELTRLACEAAKRHGVTVSVDLNFRKKLWTKEKAQSIMKPLMQYVDVCIGNEEDAELCLGFKPDADVEGGKTDAEGYKGIFKAMAKEFGFKYVISTLRESFSATHNGWKAMIYNGEEFYESKRYDINPIIDRVGGGDSFSGGIIHGLLTKPNQGAALEFAVAASALKHTINGDFNLVSTEEVEALAGGDASGRVQR
- a CDS encoding four helix bundle protein, translating into MNRDDMKNRLKMFAVRIIRLVDKLPNTSAGRAIGNQIVRSGTSPGANYRAACVGKSDKDFLNKLKMVEEELDETAYWLELIMELELVKPDLLQDLYLENKELLKIVVKSILTMRDKVNGKV